The proteins below come from a single Dermacentor albipictus isolate Rhodes 1998 colony chromosome 7, USDA_Dalb.pri_finalv2, whole genome shotgun sequence genomic window:
- the LOC139047909 gene encoding uncharacterized protein: MLLLLDVQSAFDRLPHEVIEAALDCLGVTGCLRGFISAFLVGRSFRVRVGKVLSDPRDITSGLAAALPADSRYPVCCAIYADDVALWIRGPRRSIAAIRGSLQRALEAVISFLGGIGLSVSPAKTEALLVHPLASARLYVKQLRIANTIVPWKRQVTYLGLTIGHRLTWIPAVKAVISKVRRVQGAVSKMQQRGRGCTVKWALRMNQAAATSILLYALPLVLLSPARKQQLERLHRIECNGGALLCRLRSQPLSRMGGLCQLYEELIVQRPVPMVTPPPHEKPPEVHLSLNGASKRRTPAVALQQAATGKLVEELDGRLLVYTNGSVLSNGSEAAACTIPSEGRSRQCRLPFRASSTAAELAGLHLAADLLAEDPPAKPVTVLRIAGNEEADVLAKAAHHPTVPLTRAVAASDFSRQRLKQLLTSSHPDSRVATNRAPKLLPVNGLSRRDRSTLLRLRTGSVWTAARLHAKGRIASPACRRCGDAETLEHLLCTCPALAQERAPVTATYRRYGLPATSDTPALPGPLPPPSTGKPA, translated from the exons ATGCTGCTGCTCCTGGACGTCCAGAGTGCCTTTGACCGGCTACCGCACGAGGTGATCGAGGCTGCACTGGACTGCTTAGGCGTCACCGGATGTCTCCGGGGCTTCATCTCTGCCTTCCTGGTGGGCCGGAGTTTTCGTGTACGGGTAGGCAAGGTGCTCAGCGATCCCAGAGACATCACCTCCG GACTCGCAGCAGCACTACCGGCTGACAGCCGCTACCCAGTCTGCTGcgctatctacgcagatgatgtGGCGCTGTGGATACGAGGACCCAGGAGAAGCATCGCTGCCATCCGGGGCTCTCTACAGAGGGCATTAGAAGCGGTCATCTCCTTCCTCGGTGGCATTGGCCTCTCCGTGTCCCCGGCAAAGACAGAGGCTCTACTTGTACACCCGCTAGCCTCCGCACGCCTCTACGTGAAACAGCTGCGCATTGCAAACACCATAGTCCCATGGAAGCGGCAGGTCACGTATTTAGGCCTAACCATTGGTCATCGGCTAACCTGGATTCCTGCTGTCAAGGCTGTCATCTCCAAAGTCCGAAGAGTCCAGGGGGCAGTGAGCAAGATGCAGCAGCGTGGTCGGGGCTGCACCGTCAAGTGGGCGCTGCGGATGAACCAAGCGGCGGCCACATCCATCCTGCTATATGCCCTGCCGCTGGTTCTACTATCTCCAGCCAGGAAGCAACAACTCGAGAGACTGCACAGGATCGAGTGCA ATGGTGGGGCTCTGCTCTGCCGACTGCGGAGCCAGCCACTATCTCGCATGGGGGGCCTCTGTCAGCTCTACGAGGAGCTGATTGTACAGCGACCAGTGCCCATGGTCACACCTCCGCCACACGAGAAGCCTCCAGAGGTGCACCTATCCCTGAATGGAGCATCAAAGCGCCGGACGCCAGCAGTAGCACTACAACAGGCAGCTACTGGCAAACTCGTGGAAGAGCTGGACGGCAGGCTACTCGTGTACACGAATGGCTCCGTGCTCTCCAATGGCTCCGAAGCGGCGGCATGTACCATCCCATCTGAGGGCAGGAGCAGGCAGTGCCGACTTCCTTTTCGCGCGAGCTCCACAGCAGCTGAGCTGGCGGGACTCCACCTGGCTGCAGACCTCCTGGCTGAGGACCCCCCGGCAAAACCAGTGACGGTGCTAA GGATCGCTGGAAACGAGGAGGCGGATGTCCTTGCTAAGGCCGCCCACCACCCCACCGTTCCACTCACCAGAGCAGTCGCAGCATCGGACTTCTCCAGACAGAGACTCAAACAGCTGCTCACATCCAGCCATCCGGATAGCAGGGTAGCTACCAACCGCGCCCCAAAACTCCTCCCTGTGAACGGCCTCTCGCGACGGGACCGTTCCACACTCCTTCGTCTGCGCACGGGCTCCGTGTGGACGGCAGCTAGGCTCCATGCCAAGGGACGCATCGCCTCGCCGGCCTGCAGAAGGTGCGGTGACGCCGAGACCCTCGAGCACCTACTCTGCACCTGTCCTGCATTAGCCCAGGAGCGCGCTCCAGTTACTGCCACATACCGACGGTATGGACTCCCGGCTACCTCAGACACACCTGCTCTTCCCGGCCCGCTACCACCTCCCAGCACTGGCAAGCCTGCTTGA